A part of Amyelois transitella isolate CPQ chromosome 12, ilAmyTran1.1, whole genome shotgun sequence genomic DNA contains:
- the LOC106142081 gene encoding G protein-activated inward rectifier potassium channel 4, whose translation MEVTNGTQNLMNSAVTIHDARKTIINLRSKRLCHRYGNPCKTKQRVVTKSGQFNLEKRKTSTLHVFPDIVTTFVEARWRWTLLYCLITYITVWLFFSGIYWSILYLHGDLDQENFTNGTKWEPCIRQIYGFTSVFLFSIEVHTTVGYGNRALTMECPEAMFTMCIESILGTIVQSFIVGILFAKLTRPKNRAQTILFSKTAIINQRDRSLCLLFRVGNIRKSRIIACNVHAFLIRCVTTAGDASVSEQVELKLNVDATEDFSFMFPITASHKIDESSPFYKFSARDILKSEIEILVVFEGVIESTGQPVQAKSSYVTNEVLWGHRFLPVVTYRNNKGYVIDYSNFDETVRVNTPLCGANKINTFYTRFRKIKPQPHN comes from the exons ATGGAAGTTACAAACGGAACACAAAATCTTATGAATAGTGCAGTGACAATTCATGATGCGCGAAAAACCATCATCAACCTACGCTCGAAGCGTTT atgTCATCGATACGGAAATCCatgcaaaacaaaacaaagagTGGTCACAAAATCAGGCCAGTTCAATTTGGAGAAAAGGAAGACATCGACACTTCATGTGTTTCCTGACATCGTCACTACTTTTGTTGAAGCCAGGTGGCGATGGACCCTGCTCTACTGCCTCATCACCTACATAACAGTATGGCTTTTCTTCTCCGGAATATATTGGTCCATATTGTATCTCCACGGCGACTTGGATCAAGAAAATTTCACAAATGGAACGAAATGGGAACCCTGTATTCGACAAATTTATGGCTTTACGTCTGTTTTCCTGTTCAGCATCGAAGTCCACACGACGGTCGGTTATGGAAACCGTGCGCTCACCATGGAGTGCCCAGAAGCTATGTTCACTATGTGTATCGAGAGCATTCTCGGAACTATCGTCCAGTCTTTCATCGTTGGTATTCTATTCGCCAAATTGACGAGACCCAAGAATCGTGCGCAGACCATTCTATTTTCGAAAACAGCAATCATTAACCAAAGAGATcgaagtttgtgtttgttattTCGCGTGGGAAACATTAGGAAATCCAGGATCATAGCATGCAATGTCCACGCCTTTTTAATTAGATGTGTCACTACAGCAGGTGACGCTTCTGTTAGCGAGCAAGTGGAGCTGAAGTTGAATGTTGACGCAACTGAAGATTTCTCCTTTATGTTCCCAATTACTGCTTCTCATAAAATAGACGAATCCAGTCCGTTTTATAAATTCTCTGCTCGTGACATTCTAAAATCTGAAATAGAAATCCTTGTAGTTTTCGAAGGGGTCATAGAGTCAACTGGTCAACCGGTGCAAGCCAAATCCAGCTACGTCACCAATGAGGTGCTCTGGGGACACCGATTCCTTCCAGTGGTTACTTATCGGAATAATAAGGGATATGTCATAGATTACTCAAACTTTGATGAAACTGTGCGTGTGAACACACCACTGTGTGgcgcaaacaaaattaatacctTTTATACTAGGTTTCGAAAGATAAAACCTCAGCCtcataattaa